The Leifsonia sp. ZF2019 DNA segment CGAGCCAACGACAGCCTCGCTCCACCGTCGGCGTCCTCGGGCTGGGCAACATGGGCCGCCCGATGACGCTCAACCTGCTCCGCAGCGGCATCGCATCCGTGGTGGTGCACGGACGCACGCGCGCCGCCCTCGACGATGCCGGGGCCGCGGGCGCGGTCGTCGCTCCGACCGCCCGTGACCTCGCCGCACAGAGCGACATCGTGCTCTCGATGCTCCCCGACCTCCCGCAGCTGCGCTCGGTGCTGGACGGTCCGGACGGCCTCCTGGCCGGCGTCGACCACCCGCTGCTGCTGATCGTGGGCTCCACCTCCGCGCCCGACGGGATCCGTGACCTCGCCGCCGAGCTGGACGCCCGGACCGACGGCCTCGTCCGCGTGCTCGACGCCCCGGTCAGCGGAGGGACGGACGGCGCAGAGGCCGGCTCGCTCGCCATCATGGTCGGCGGCGACCCGGACGATTTCGCCCGCGCCGAGCCCATCCTGTCCACGATGGGCACGCCCGTTCTGCTCGGCCCGCTCGGCTCTGGCGAGGTCGCCAAGGCCTGCAACCAGATGATCGTCGCCTCCACCATCGTCGCCCTCAGCGAGGCGACGGTCATCGCCGAGCGCGCGGGCCTGGACGTAACGCGACTGCTCGACCTGCTCGGCGGCGGCTACGCTGGAAGCCGTCTGCTCGAGTCGCGCAAACAGCGTCTGGCCGAGAAGGACTACTCGGTCTCCGGGCCGGCGAAGTTCATGGTGAAAGACCTCGGCTTCGCCCGCGCGGAGGCGGAGCGCACCGCGACGGCCACTCCCCAGCTCACGACGCTGCAGGACTTCTTCCGCCGACTGGTGGAGGCCGGTCTCGGCGACGACGACATCACGGTCGCCCAGGGCTTCATCGCCGCCTCCTCCCCCGCCACCGACCACACCCTCCCCTGACCCCTCGACGCGGCACCCGCCGCAGCAGATCACCGAGCACGAAGGAGCACCACGTGTCACAGGAAGCAACCGCCAACATCGGAGTCGTCGGACTGGCGGTGATGGGGTCGAACCTTGCCCGCAACCTCGCCTCCCGCGAGGGCAACACGGTCGCCGTCTACAACCGCACCTACGCGCGCACCGAAGAGCTGATCGGCGCCCACCCGGAGGCCGGGTTCGTCGCCTCCGAGTCCATCGACGACTTCGTGGCGTCGCTGGCGAAGCCGCGCACCGCCATCATCATGGTCCAGGCCGGGAAGGGCACCGACGCGGTCATCGATCAGCTCGCCGAGCGGTTCGAGCCGGGTGACATCATCGTCGACGGCGGCAACGCGAACTTCCAGGACACGATCGCCCGCGAGAAGCGCATCTCCGAGACCGGCATCCACTTCGTCGGGGCGGGCATCTCCGGCGGTGAGGAGGGCGCGCTCAAGGGCCCGTCGATCATGCCGGGAGGCTCGGCCGAGTCGTACGAGACCCTCGGCCCGATCCTGTCGTCGATCGCCGCGGTCGCCGAGGGCGAGCCCTGTGTGACCCACGTCGGCACCGACGGCGCCGGCCACTTCGTGAAGATGATCCACAACGGCATCGAGTATGCGGACATGCAGCTCATCGCCGAGGCGTACGACCTGCTCCGCACCGTCGGCGGCCTCGAGCCCGCCGCGATCGCCGACGTGTTCTCGGAGTGGAACCAGGGCTATCTGGAGTCGTATCTGATCGAGATCACGGCGGAGGTGCTGCGCCAGGTCGACGCGGAGACCGGCAAGCCGTTCGTCGACATCGTCCTCGACCAGGCCGGGTCGAAGGGCACGGGCGTGTGGACCGTGCAGAACGCGCTCGACCTCGGTGTGCCGGTCGGCGGCATCGCGGAGGCCGTCTTCGCCCGCGCCGTCTCCTCCAAGCCGGACCAGCGCGCCGCCGTGCAGGCGACCATCCGGTCCCGCCCCGAGGTGCAGAAGGCGTCCGACGTGGCCGCATTCGCGGACGACGTCTCCAAAGCGCTCTACGCGTCCAAGGTCGTCGCCTACGCCCAGGGCTTCGACGCCATCATCGCCGGCGCCGAGAAGTACGGCTGGACCATCAACAAGGACAAGATCGCCAAGATCTGGCGTGGCGGCTGCATCATCCGCGCCCAGTTCCTCAACCGCATCGCCGACGCGTACGACGAGAACCCCGACATCGCCACCCTGCTCGAGGCGCCGTACTTCGCGGACGCGGTCCGCGAGGGCGAGGCCGCGTGGCGCCGCATCGTCGCCACGGCCGCGCTCTCGGGCGTGCCGGTCCCCGGGTTCGGCTCCGCGCTGTCCTACTACGACTCGCTCGCCTCCACGCGCCTCCCGGCCGCGCTGGTGCAGGGACAGCGGGACTTCTTCGGCGCCCACACCTACAAGCGCGTCGACAAGGACGGCACCTTCCACACGCTGTGGTCGGGCGACCGCACCGAGATCGAGACCGAGGGCTCCTCGCACTAGGCTCACAGCCCCCGCGTACACAGAAAGTGCTCCGAATCCGCCCGATTCGGAGCACTTTCTGTGTACTCGGGGGCCGCGACGGGTGAGACTCGGAGGGTGACGTACGAGGAGCATCCTGAGCTGGCGGCGTACGAGCCCATCGACCGGTCGCCGCGCGCCCGGCGCGTGATCGTGATCCGCGTCGTCGTGGTGCTCGCGCTCGGCGGGCTGCTGCTGCCCGGCATCCTGCTGACCATCGGGATGCAGACGTCCACGGCCGAGTACACCTGCGGCGTCTACGTGCGC contains these protein-coding regions:
- the gndA gene encoding NADP-dependent phosphogluconate dehydrogenase, with protein sequence MGSNLARNLASREGNTVAVYNRTYARTEELIGAHPEAGFVASESIDDFVASLAKPRTAIIMVQAGKGTDAVIDQLAERFEPGDIIVDGGNANFQDTIAREKRISETGIHFVGAGISGGEEGALKGPSIMPGGSAESYETLGPILSSIAAVAEGEPCVTHVGTDGAGHFVKMIHNGIEYADMQLIAEAYDLLRTVGGLEPAAIADVFSEWNQGYLESYLIEITAEVLRQVDAETGKPFVDIVLDQAGSKGTGVWTVQNALDLGVPVGGIAEAVFARAVSSKPDQRAAVQATIRSRPEVQKASDVAAFADDVSKALYASKVVAYAQGFDAIIAGAEKYGWTINKDKIAKIWRGGCIIRAQFLNRIADAYDENPDIATLLEAPYFADAVREGEAAWRRIVATAALSGVPVPGFGSALSYYDSLASTRLPAALVQGQRDFFGAHTYKRVDKDGTFHTLWSGDRTEIETEGSSH
- a CDS encoding NAD(P)-dependent oxidoreductase is translated as MTSQRQPRSTVGVLGLGNMGRPMTLNLLRSGIASVVVHGRTRAALDDAGAAGAVVAPTARDLAAQSDIVLSMLPDLPQLRSVLDGPDGLLAGVDHPLLLIVGSTSAPDGIRDLAAELDARTDGLVRVLDAPVSGGTDGAEAGSLAIMVGGDPDDFARAEPILSTMGTPVLLGPLGSGEVAKACNQMIVASTIVALSEATVIAERAGLDVTRLLDLLGGGYAGSRLLESRKQRLAEKDYSVSGPAKFMVKDLGFARAEAERTATATPQLTTLQDFFRRLVEAGLGDDDITVAQGFIAASSPATDHTLP